From a region of the Mercurialis annua linkage group LG1-X, ddMerAnnu1.2, whole genome shotgun sequence genome:
- the LOC126661425 gene encoding high mobility group B protein 3-like, producing the protein MKGGKSRAETKNTKLSVTKKPAAAKGGKKAGKAAKDPNKPKRPASAFFVFMEDFRETYKKEHPKNKSVAAVGKAGGDRWKSMSESDKAPFVAKAEKRKVEYEKKMKAYNKGQAEAPKEEEESEKSMSEVNDDDDDEEGGSGEDDDDDDE; encoded by the exons ATGAAAGGAGGTAAATCAAGAGCTGAGACCAAGAACACCAA GCTATCGGTGACTAAGAAGCCGGCTGCTGCTAAGGGCGGCAAGAAAGCCGGCAAGGCAGCTAAGGACCCTAACAAACCCAAGAGGCCAGCTAGTGCTTTCTTCGTTTTCAT GGAGGATTTCAGAGAAACGTACAAGAAGGAGCACCCTAAGAACAAATCTGTTGCCGCC GTCGGTAAAGCTGGTGGCGATAGATGGAAGTCAATGTCCGAGTCT GATAAAGCACCTTTTGTTGCCAAGGCTGAGAAGCGTAAGGTTGAGTATGAGAAGAAAATGAAAGCATACAATAAGGGACAG GCTGAAGCTcccaaagaagaagaagagtctGAGAAGTCTATGTCTGAGGTGAATGACGACGATGATGATGAAGAGGGTGGCAGTGGAGAG gacgatgatgatgatgatgagtaG
- the LOC126664360 gene encoding pentatricopeptide repeat-containing protein At2g01860: protein MVCKFLSLSLHPTLPLESKFSAVHLYSIAHSNTKTFYRKKLPKNLQAPRRTKLPPDFGVNLFLKKPTTGIDPSQMDSFLENDGDGNLIEEEQKEAQDGDLVWDSGEIEAITSLFQGRIPQKPGNLKRERPLPLPLPYKLRPLGLPSPKKHTKTRSRSSVCNQVHKNPSFLVNLAKQIKSLKPDDDVSVVLDGCACFLRKGSLSLTIRELGHMGLPERALQTYCWAQKQPSLCLDDRILASTIEVLARNRELKMPIDLHKFTSLATRDVIEAMIRGFIKGGRLNIVWNLLSVAKHEKRMIDSSIYAKLILELGKNPDKYMLVEQLLDELGDREDLNLSHQDCTAIMKVCIRLQKFEFVECLFVWFKQSGHEPTVVMYTTLIHSRYSEKKYREALAVVWEMEGSNCLFDLPAYRVVIKLFVALNDLSRAVRYFSKLKEAGFSPTYDIYRDLIKLYMVDGRLAKCKQIWKEAEMAGFKLDEQMSSNLLQLERHIRSGS from the exons ATGGTCTGCAAATTCTTGTCGTTGAGCCTGCATCCCACATTGCCATTGGAAAGTAAGTTTTCTGCTGTACATTTATATTCGATAGCCCATTCGAATACAAAAACATTCTATAGAAAGAAGCTCCCCAAAAACCTTCAAGCTCCTCGACGAACCAAGCTTCCTCCTGATTTTGGGGTTAATTTGTTCCTTAAAAAGCCAACCACCGGCATAGACCCGTCCCAAATGGATTCCTTTCTAGAAAATGATGGTGATGGTAATTTGATCGAAGAAGAACAAAAAGAAGCACAAGATGGTGATTTGGTTTGGGATTCAGGTGAAATTGAAGCCATAACATCTCTTTTTCAAGGGAGGATCCCTCAAAAGCCAGGAAATTTGAAGCGAGAACGACCCCTCCCACTTCCACTTCCTTACAAGCTAAGACCTTTGGGACTTCCTTCCCCCAAGAAACACACTAAGACTCGTTCACGGTCATCTGTATGCAATCAAGTGCATAAGAATCCAAGCTTTCTTGTCAATTTGGCCAAGCAGATTAAATCTCTTAAGCCAGATGATGATGTTTCTGTGGTTCTTGATGGCTGTGCTTGTTTCTTGCGGAAAGGGTCCTTGTCCTTGACGATTAGAGAGTTGGGTCACATGGGTCTTCCTGAGAGAGCTCTGCAGACTTACTGCTGGGCTCAGAAACAACCCTCTCTTTGTCTTGATGATAGAATTTTAGCTTCAACTATTGAGGTTTTGGCTAGGAATCGAGAATTGAAAATGCCAATTGATTTGCACAAGTTCACTAGTTTGGCCACTAGGGATGTTATTGAAGCAATGATTAGGGGTTTCATCAAAGGTGGACGCTTAAATATTGTTTGGAATCTCCTCTCTGTTGCCAAGCATGAAAAAAGAATGATAGACTCCAGTATATATGCAAAATTAATACTTGAGCTTGGTAAGAATCCAGATAAATACATGCTAGTTGAACAGTTATTGGATGAGCTTGGAGACAGAGAAGATTTGAATTTAAGCCATCAGGATTGCACTGCTATAATGAAAGTCTGCATTAGGcttcaaaaatttgaatttgtggAGTGTctttttgtttggtttaaacAATCAGGACATGAGCCAACTGTAGTTATGTACACTACTTTGATTCACAGTCGTTATTCTGAGAAGAAATACAGAGAGGCATTGGCTGTGGTCTGGGAAATGGAGGGTTCGAATTGTCTATTTGATCTACCAGCTTATCGGGTTGTGATAAAGCTTTTTGTTGCCTTAAATGATCTCTCGAGGGCTGTAAGGTATTTCTCGAAGCTTAAAGAAGCAGGTTTTTCTCCAACCTATGACATTTATAGGGACTTGATTAAACTTTACATGGTTGATGGGAGGTTGGCTAAGTGTAAGCAGATATGGAAGGAAGCAGAGATGGCAGGATTCAAGCTGGATGAACAAATGAGTTCAAACTTGTTGCAGCTTGAGAGGCATATTAG ATCTGGATCCTGA
- the LOC126676158 gene encoding probable serine/threonine-protein kinase PBL21, translating into MRIAVGAARGLEYLHCKADPPVIYRDLKSANIMVDNDFNPKLSDWDRLVKSENTHISTSVMGTYGYCAPEYAMNGKLTLQSDIYSFEVVMLEIITGKKASQFLKDQKKFFQLVDPLLQGCYPRHCLNYAIAITARVFTSNVLEYNTSKAVRQKLSVNPLITGFRSQILGYKVISISFTFCIRMMKKKISNIDCESKLSSATFEIIPQFAVSCNLTVSYYSEVLGDWKT; encoded by the exons ATGAGGATTGCTGTTGGTGCTGCTCGGGGCCTTGAATACCTACACTGCAAAGCAGATCCACCTGTTATATATCGTGACCTAAAATCTGCAAATATTATGGTAGATAATGATTTCAATCCAAAACTATCAGATTGGGACCGGTTGGTGAAAAGTGAAAACACACATATTTCAACCAGTGTTATGGGAACATATGGATATTGTGCCCCAGAATATGCCATGAACGGAAAATTGACTCTTCAATCTGATATTTACAGCTTTGAAGTTGTGATGTTGGAGATAATCACCGGCAAAAAG GCTAGCCAATTTCTGAAAGACCAGAAGAAGTTTTTTCAATTGGTTGATCCTCTGTTGCAAGGATGCTACCCACGCCATTGTTTGAACTATGCAATTGCTATTACTGCACGTGTCTTCACGAG TAATGTCTTGGAGTACAACACTTCAAAAGCCGTCAGGCAGAAGCTTTCGGTAAACCCTCTGATTACT GGATTTCGATCTCAGATACTTGGATATAAAGTTATTTCTATAAGCTTCACTTTTTGTATAAGAATGATG AAGAAGAAAATTTCCAATATCGATTGCGAGTCTAAGCTTTCTTCTGCTACATTTGAA ATTATTCCTCAATTTGCTGTTTCTTGCAA TTTGACAGTATCTTATTACTCAGAAGTATTAGGAGAttggaaaacataa